DNA from Methanocalculus alkaliphilus:
ATTATCTACAAATAGCAATATATTATATAGTCCTCTTTACGATTCCTATATATGAAGCAGATTATGCTTGTTTCTCTGGCGGTGCTTCTTGGATTAACACTCCTTGTTGCAGGGTGTGTTGATGAAGCGCCGGTACAACCTCCAAACGGAGTAACCGATGTCGGTATTATGTATACCGCTACAGGGCAGATGCCTGTCCTTCTCTCAACAGGTCAGATCGACGGATATATGGTCTGGCAGCCCTTCGTCTCGGTAGCCGAGGTCTCCGGCATAGGAACTGTCGTCAGCTACTCCCAGGATCTTCCGCCTGCCGGAACCTGGACGGATCACACCTGTGACGCCCTCTCTGCACGCGAGGACTTCATAGCAGCAAACCCGGATCTTGTGAATGCGATTGCTGCCCTCCTTATCCTCTCAGGCGACTATGTTCAGGAGAATCCTGATCGTGCCGCCGAGGTCTCTGCCGACTGGCTCTTTGGCGGTGGAGATATGACCTTTGGCGATGTCAGGGTCAGCTCAAAGGATGTGCTTGCCCACTCCATACCAACGATCCGGTTCTCAACCGAGCCCTCTGAGGAATGGCTGCAGAGCAATGATCGTTTCATCGAGGCTCTTCGGGATATCGGGTATCTGACAGGCGGTCTCAAAGATGCCTCACCTGCTGAAGTCCGCGATTCACTCTATGACTTCTCCCATTATGAAGCCGCCGTGGCTATGGTCGAAGCAGGCGAGATCGTCACTCCTCCGAAGCGTACCAGACCTATGTCGCTTGGGTACCTCCCATCGGATCATGATGCCCCCCTCTTTGTTGCCATCAAGGACTGGGAATACTTCAATGATACCTTCGGCATCGCATTGAAGCCGCGGACCACTGCCCCGGGCAAGGTTGATGTCGCGGATCTCATCGTCAATGGTGAGACGATCACCGAAGTCCGGCTTGTGCAGGGTGAAGGTGGCGCCCAGCTGATGACCCTCATGGGAACAGATGCTATCCAGATGTCATATGCCGGCACTCCACCGACCATCTCAGCGGTTGACAGGGGAATGGCTATTAAGATCCTGCTTCCAACACAGAATGAAGGATCAGGCCTCGTTGTTGCGGCATCTGCTCCGGTCGATGACTGGAATTCATTCATTGCATGGGCTGATGCACGATCCGCAGAGGGTCGGCCACTCAGGATCGCCGCACCAATCCGTGGCTCGATCCAGGATGTGCAGATTAAATACGCACTCCAGGACAGCGGTGTGGTGGTGAAAGAAGTCTGATGAGATGGTATCTGAAATTATTACCCCCCCTTTTTCTTCTCCTTATATGGGAAGTCGCATCGATACTGATTAATAACCCATTTATTCTTCCGACACCTGCATCTGTCATCTCGGTCCTGATGACCCCTTCGGCAGATATTCTGGGAAGCGGGAGTATCATCGATAATGCACTCCTATCCATATGGCGGGTTATTCTCGGGTTTGGTCTTGCTGTTCTCTGCGCGGTACCGGCAGGGATCATCATCGGCCGGTACCGGACGATCGATGAGCTTCTTAATCCGCTCATCCAACTCCTCAGGCCGATCCCCCCCCTTGCCTGGGTTCCGCTCGCCCTTGCCTGGTT
Protein-coding regions in this window:
- a CDS encoding ABC transporter substrate-binding protein, with amino-acid sequence MKQIMLVSLAVLLGLTLLVAGCVDEAPVQPPNGVTDVGIMYTATGQMPVLLSTGQIDGYMVWQPFVSVAEVSGIGTVVSYSQDLPPAGTWTDHTCDALSAREDFIAANPDLVNAIAALLILSGDYVQENPDRAAEVSADWLFGGGDMTFGDVRVSSKDVLAHSIPTIRFSTEPSEEWLQSNDRFIEALRDIGYLTGGLKDASPAEVRDSLYDFSHYEAAVAMVEAGEIVTPPKRTRPMSLGYLPSDHDAPLFVAIKDWEYFNDTFGIALKPRTTAPGKVDVADLIVNGETITEVRLVQGEGGAQLMTLMGTDAIQMSYAGTPPTISAVDRGMAIKILLPTQNEGSGLVVAASAPVDDWNSFIAWADARSAEGRPLRIAAPIRGSIQDVQIKYALQDSGVVVKEV